GTGCTGTCGACGCTACAGAACTATTTTGAAAACCAGCTGAACCGCCAGGAGCGTGATCCGAAATGAGTGCCATCGAAGTTAAAAACCTGGTGAAACAGTTCCATGGTCAAACAGTGCTTCACGGTATCGATCTTGAAGTACAGGAAGGTGAAGTCGTGGCGATCATCGGTCCCAGCGGCTCGGGTAAAACCACGTTGCTGCGCAGCATTAATCTGCTGGAACAGCCGGAAAGCGGGACGATTCGTGTTGGCGATGTGACTATTGATACTGCGCGCAGCATCAGTCAGCAAAAAACGGCCATTCGCCGCCTGCGCCAGCATGTAGGCTTTGTGTTCCAGAGCTTTAATCTGTTTCCGCATCGCACGGTGATGGAAAACATTATTGAAGGGCCGGTTATCGTGAAAGGGGAGGATAAAAATGAATCCATCACCCGCGCACGTGAATTGCTGGCGAAAGTGGGCCTGACGGGGAAGGAAAACAGCTATCCGCGTCGTTTGTCCGGTGGTCAGCAGCAGCGTGTGGCGATTGCCAGAGCGCTGGCGATGCGGCCCGATGTGATTTTGTTTGATGAGCCGACATCGGCGTTAGATCCCGAGCTGGTGGGGGAGGTGTTGAGTACCATTCGTCAACTAGCGCAGGAGAAACGTACCATGGTTATCGTGACCCATGAGATGAGCTTTGCCCGCGATGTGGCTGATCGAGCCATCTTTATGGATCAGGGGCGTATCGTTGAACAGGGTGAGGCAAAATCGCTATTTTCCAACCCTCAACAGTCGCGTACCCGTCAGTTTCTTGAAAAATTCCTGATGCAGTAGCCCCGAATCCGCTGGCAGCGTTACGGCTGGTAAAAAAACGGTCGGGCGCTGACAGATTATCGACGTTTCTGCCCATTTTTCTTTTCATCAGAAAGTTGAATGCTTTCGCACCGCTGAGAAGTCAGACCTGTTATGCACATCAAAGATTCCAGTGGCATCAGTCGGCATACTTTCCGACAGAATCCTCCCGTCGCGACAACTGCAATCTAATAAGTGCGATGGCTACGATATTTTATACATATAAATAAGATTTATGTGTTAGCTTTATGTATTTATAATAATGATTATCAATCAGGAGTTATTTGGTCAGTTATGAGGGACAATGATTTTTTCAGCTGGCGGCGGGAAATGCTGCAACAATTCCAGTCAGTTGCTGCGGGAGAGGGAGTTTATAATCTTCTTCAACAGCAATCAGAAGAACTGGAATATGACTACTTCGCGCTCTGCGTACGGCATCCCGTGCCCTTTACTCGCCCCCGGGTGACCCTGAAGTCGACTTATCCGCAGGCCTGGATGTCGCACTATCAAGCCGAGAATTACTTTGCTATCGACCCGGTACTACGCAGCGAAAATTTCCTTCGTGGGCATCTGCCGTGGGACGATAAATTATTCCATGATACGCCCGAGTTATGGGACGGTGCTCGCGATCATGGGTTGCGAAAAGGCGTGACGCAGTGTTTGACGCTGCCCAATCATGCCCAGGGATTCTTATCCGTTTCGGGCGAAAGTCGCAGTCCAGGCCCCTTGGCGGAAGATGAACTGGAGATGCGCTTAAGAACGCTGATTGAGTTGAGTTTATTGACGCTATTACGGCTGGAAGATGAGATGGTCATGCCGCCGGAAATGAAATTTAGCCGACGCGAACTGGAGATTTTGAAATGGACAGCGGAAGGAAAAACCTCGGCTGAGGTCGCTATGATTCTGTCTATCTCAGAAAATACCGTCAATTTCCATCAAAAGAATATGCAACGGAAATTCAATGCGCCAAACAAAACGCAGATTGCCTGCTATGCCGTGGCAACGGGGTTAATTTGAGCTAATCCTTTGTTCTGCGTGCCAGACGTGATACCGGCTGTCAGTAATACTTTCAGCCGGTGAATAGTTACTGACGATATGCCTGCTTAATTTGCTTGACGGTGCTGGAGAATACGGCGGCCTGAGCCTCATCTTCCATCTGCGCAATTTGCCTTTCCATTTTAATCATCACACGACCTGCATCCGCCTGGCCCATGGCTTGAAGCATCAGCGTTAACAGCGCTTTCAGGCAGGAAACTTCCTGTGCCAGTTCTTGATTATTTTCTGCAGTGGAAAAATCTGGTGTGCTCATCGATATCCTCGTTTGCTCTCTGCGCAAATGCGCATTACTAAAAGTGAAGGCGGCGAAGTATAGCACAAGGATAGGGAAAAAAAGGAGTGCTTGGTTTCTGTTCTTTCATCTAAGCTGTGAATGATTTAATTCACTGAATAATACGTATTCATGAGGTCTAAGCGCGTTAATTTCCTACACCAGTACTCTATCGTTAATAATTGTTACATATCTTGTTTCGTATTTATCATCTGCGAGATGTGTTGTGTTCTTGCATAATCTGTATGATGAATGTTAAAAAATTTACATAATGCAAATCACTGTTATGTATGACTTTCCACTTAGTGTGCAGGCAGATTTCCATAAGTCAGTAAGAAATCTTTCATAGGACATTTTTTTGGCTTTTAAAGTTACGATAAAACCCGGTAATATGTATGCGATAAGCTATCAGTAGCGTTATCCCTAATTCTGGAGATTATTCCTTTGATCAACGTCCTTCTTGTTGATGATCACGAACTAGTGCGCGCAGGGATACGACGCATTCTGGAAGATATAAAAGGAATTAAAGTTGTCGGTGAAGCGTGCTGTGGTGAGGACGCTGTGAAATGGTGTCGCGCTAATCCCGTCGATGTCGTCCTGATGGATATGAATATGCCGGGTATCGGGGGGCTTGAGGCTACACGCAAAATTGCCCGTTCCGTGGCTGAAGCCAAAGTGATTATGCTCACTGTTCATACCGAAAACCCGCTTCCGGCGAAAGTGATGCAGGCCGGTGCGGCTGGTTACCTTAGTAAAGGTGCTGCACCGCAAGAGGTCGTGAATGCGATTCGCTGTGTGGCATCAGGCCAGCGCTATATAGCTTCAGATATCGCCCAGCAGATGGCGCTCAGCCAGATTGAGCCTGAAAAGGCAGAATCGCCGTTTGCCAGTTTGTCTGAGCGTGAATTGCAGATTATGCTGATGATCACTAAAGGTCAGAAGGTCAATGAGATCTCAGAACAGTTAAATCTGAGTCCTAAGACGGTGAACAGCTACCGTTACCGAATGTTCAGCAAACTGAATATTCATGGCGATGTGGAGCTGACGCACCTGGCAATCCGCCATGGCCTGTGTAATGCGGAGTCGTTAGCAAGTCAGTGAGTGATGTTTTTGACGCAAAAGCTTTCCTGAAGACAGTGACCAGCCAGCCGGGCGTCTATCGTATGTATGATGCTGGCGGTACTGTCATCTATGTGGGTAAAGCAAAAGATCTGAAAAAGCGGCTCAGTAGCTATTTTCGCAGCAACCTGGCTTCGCGTAAAACCGAAGCGTTGGTGGCGCTTATCGCGCAAATTGACGTGACCGTCACGCATACTGAAACGGAAGCGCTGCTGCTCGAGCATAATTACATTAAGCTGTATCAGCCGCGTTATAACGTGCTGCTGCGAGATGATAAATCCTACCCTTTCATTTTCCTTAGCGGTGATACCCATCCCCGGCTGGCCACGCATCGCGGTGCAAAGCACGCTAAAGGTGAGTATTTTGGCCCATTTCCGAACGGCTATGCGGTTCGTGAAACTTTAGCTCTGCTGCAAAAAATTTTCCCAATCCGTCAATGTGAGAACAGCGTATACCGCAACCGCTCGCGTCCATGCCTGCAGTACCAGATTGGTCGCTGTCTGGGGCCGTGTGTCGCCGGGTTGGTCAGCGAGGAAGAGTACGCTCAGCAGGTTGATTACGTGCGCTTGTTCCTTGCGGGTAAGGACGATCAGGTGTTAACGCAGTTGATCGCTCGCATGGAGAAAGCCAGCCAGTCGCTAGAGTTTGAAGAAGCAGCACGGATCCGTGACCAGATTCAGGCGGTACGCCGGGTCACGGAGAAGCAGTTTGTTTCTAACAACGGTGACGATCTTGATGTCATCGGCGTAGCTTTTGAGGCCGGAATGGCCTGTGTGCACGTGCTGTTTATTCGTCAGGGTAAGGTGCTGGGCAGCCGCAGCTATTTCCCGAAGGTACCCAGCGGAACCGAGCTTGGGGAAGTGGTGGAAACTTTTGTCGGTCAGTTCTATTTACAGGGTAGCCAGATGCGAACGCTACCGGGTGAGATCCTGCTGGATTTCAATCTGGGCGACAAAACCCTACTGGCAGATTCACTCTCAGAACTGGCCGGACGCCGTGTTAACGTACAGACGAAGCCTCGTGGCGATCGTGCACGCTATTTGAAACTGGCGCGAACCAATGCCGCCACGGCGTTAACGACCAAACTCTCTCAGCATTCGACTATTACCCAGCGCTTACAGGCACTGACGACGTTGCTTAAGCTCCCCGCCATCAATCGGATGGAGTGCTTTGATATCAGCCACACGATGGGGGAACAAACGGTTGCGTCGTGCGTCGTTTTTGACAGCAATGGGCCGCTGCGGGCGGAATATCGTCGCTATAATATTACCGGTATCACTCCGGGTGATGATTATGCCGCGATGAACCAGGTTCTGCGCCGTCGTTACGGCAAGGCAATCGAAGAGAGTAAAATTCCTGATGTTATCCTGATAGATGGTGGTAAAGGGCAGCTCGGACAGGCGAAAATGGTCTTTGCCGAGCTGGATGTGCCGTGGGATAAAAACCACCCTCTGCTATTGGGCGTAGCAAAAGGCAGCGATCGTAAAGCAGGGCTGGAGACGCTATTCTTCGAACCTGAAGGGGAGGGCTTTAGTCTTCCGCCGGATTCACCAGCGTTGCATGTTATCCAGCATATTCGCGATGAATCACACGATCATGCCATCACTGGTCACCGTAAAAAACGGGCGAAAGTGAAAAGTACCAGTACGCTGGAAACCATCGAAGGGGTGGGGCCAAAGCGCCGGCAAATGTTGTTGAAATATATGGGCGGTCTGCAGGGGCTACAGAAAGCCAGCGTTGAAGAAATTGCTAAAGTGCCGGGTATATCTCACGGTCTGGCAGAAAAGATCTTCTACTCGTTGAAACATTAGGGGCTCTGTAGCAACATAGGGCTAATTTTTACTTACAACAGATAGTTACCCGTTACTATGCGATTTAATATCCCTACGTTGCTTACTCTGTTTCGCGTCATTCTTATCCCTTTCTTTGTACTGGCATTTTACCTGCCGTTTGTTTGGGCTCCCTTTGCTTGCGCGCTGATTTTCTTTGTCGCTGCCGTAACCGACTGGTTTGATGGCTATCTGGCGCGTCGCTGGAATCAGAGCACGCGCTTTGGTGCCTTCCTGGATCCGGTTGCGGATAAAGTCATGGTTGCGATCGCGATGGTGCTGGTGGCTGAGCATTATCACACCTGGTGGGTGACACTACCGGCCGCAACGATGATTGCCCGTGAAATTATTATCTCCGCCTTGCGTGAGTGGATGGCTGAACTGGGTAAACGCAGCAGCGTGGCGGTTTCGTGGATCGGCAAAGTGAAAACAACGGCACAGATGGCGGCACTGGTGTGGATGCTGTGGCGGCCAAATATCTGGGTTGAATGGGCGGGTATTGGCCTGTTCCTCGTAGCTGCGGTGCTGACGCTGTGGTCAATGCTGCAATATTTGAACGCTGCACGCGGCGATTTGCTTGATCAGTGATCGTTTCGGCGCAATTTTCAGCAAACAACACAAGGTTTTAAAAAATAACGTTGACTCATTGCGCCAGGTAAGTAGAATGCAACGCATCGAACGGCAGCACTGTCTGCCAGACGATAACAAAATCAAGCGATTAGCAATTTAGCTTGGTGATGCGGGAATAGCTCAGTTGGTAGAGCACGACCTTGCCAAGGTCGGGGTCGCGAGTTCGAGTCTCGTTTCCCGCTCCAATATAAAAACATCGGCAATTGCGGGTGTTGCAGTATTAAGGCGCGTTAGCAAAGCGGTTATGTAGCGGATTGCAAATCCGTCTAGTCCGGTTCGACTCCGGAACGCGCCTCCAATTACTATCCCGAGCCCGGGTGGTGGAATCGGTAGACACAAGGGATTTAAAATCCCTCGGCGTTCGCGCTGTGCGGGTTCAAGTCCCGCTCCGGGTACCATTGGGATATAGCAGAATAATCAAAGCAATAAGCAGTGTCGTGAAACCACCTCCGGGTGGTTTTTTTGTTTTTGTCCCCTGTCTATTATTAAAAAGATTAACTCTCCTGAATGGGTGATGTCAGGTGGTTTTCTCTCGCTATTTCCGCTACTGTAAGCGCCATTTTTCTACGACCACGAGACTGTTTATGAAAACCGGACCCCTGAACGAAAGCGAAGTTGAATGGCTGGATGAGATCCTGTCGAAATATGCAGAAGAAGGCACCATCATGGATGTTGCCGAACTTGATGGATTGCTGACGGCAATTCTCTCCGGGCCGACGGAAATTGAACCTGCGCAGTGGTTGTTGGCTATCTGGGGCGGGGCGGATAAAGTGCCGCGTTGGGCCAACGATCGCGAACGCGATCGCTTTGTGAACCTGACGCTGCAACATATGAGCGATACTGCCGAGCGCTTAAGCGATTATCCTGAGCAGTTCGAACCCATGTTTGGCTGCCGTGAAGAGGAAGGACAGGAGTTAACCATCGTAGAAGAGTGGTGCTTCGGTTATATGCGCGGCGTCGGCCTCAGTGACTGGTCTACTTTACCAACTGAGCTACAAGCTGAACTGGATGCCATCGCTCTGCACGGCACCGAGGAGCGATTTGAAGCGCTTGATGAATTATCCGCTGAAGAGTTCATTGCCAGCGTAGAGCGTATTCGTCCGGCGGCCCTGGCGCTTTACAACTACTGGACTGAGCATGCTCAGCCGGCTGACGTCCAGCAGCCAATACGAAATGAGGCGAAAATTGGGCGTAACGATCCTTGCCCATGCGGTAGCGGTAAGAAATATAAGCAGTGCTGCTTAGCAAAATAAGTAAAGGGGCCAATTTGGCCCCTGATTTTTTATCCCACCGCAGGCAGCAATCCTGCGACGATAGCAAACTGAATGGCCACAATTCCGATTCCGCACAGCAGAACCAACCACAGCGCGGGTGACCCCCCTGCGACTCGCCAGGCGGCGTCAGGATGCTGTTTACGGCTTTTCATCACTAATACCGAAGGTAGCATTAGCGCCAATACCGCCAGCGCGACCCCTGCATAACCTAAGGCCATCACGAAACCGCGTGGATAGAATAGGGCGAACGCCAGAGGGGGTAAAAAGGTGATTACACCACTCTGTATACGCCCGGCCGGACCATTTTTACGTTGAAACAAATCGGCCAGGTAGTCAAACAGGCCAAGTGCGACGCCGAGAAATGAAGTCGCCAGCGCCAGGTCTGCAAAGAGATGAACCGCCAGCTCAACGTGCGACGAGGCAACGACTTCACGGATCGCTTCTAACAGCCCGTTGAGTCCGGCATTTTGTGCCAGCAGAGCGGTAAAAGTTGGAGAATCAATACTGCCCAGGGTTGCCAGTTGCCAGAAAATATAGGCAACCAGTGGAATAAAGCTTCCGATGACAAATACCCGACGCAGCTTGCGTATATCCCCGTTCAGATAGCTGACGACGCTGGGTATGCTGCCGTGAAAACCAAACGAGGTAAAAATTACTGGAATCGCCGACAGCGCCAGCCCTTGCTGTAGCGGCAGGGTCAACAAGTTTATCTGATGAATATGCGGTAGCAGAAGTGCCAGCATAATAGCGAGGAAAATGATTTTGGCACTGAACAGAAAGCGGTTAAAGAGATCAACCAGTGATGTACCGATACAAACCACCGTCCCGCCGATGCCTGTAAACAGCAGTACTCCAACCGCAGGTGGTAGCGTCCAGCCCAGCCATTGATTGAGACTTGAAGCCAGTAGTTCACCGGCACCGCTAATATAGGCCGCAGTAAGTGCGTACAGTAAGAACAGCATGCAAACACCGGTGGCCCACTGCCCGTAACGCCCCAGATAGCGCGCCGCCAGGGAACCCAGCCCCGTGTCAGCCGGAACGTGCTGATAAACTTCAAGCAACAATAACGCGGTGTAACACATCAGCGCCCACAGGGCGATCAGCAAAACTAACGTTACGCCGAAGCCTACGCCTGCTGATGCCAAAGGCATCGCCAACATCCCTGCGCCGATGGTGGTGCCAGCGACGATTAAAATACTACCAAGAGTGCGGTTCTTCACGCTTTTCTCTATCCATGACGGATTACACAATGAATTATGCCGCGCAGAGTATGTGAAATCAGTGATTTCGTCAAATGCGGGTTACAGTGGGTGTAATAATAAATTTACGATTTTGAGCGTTTACGCTAAGCCTGCGCTGGCGCAAGAATCGGAATAATAAGCAGGGTTATCCTGTGCGTTTTATGGGGGATATTATGCAATCAATTCATGGTCATGAAGTTCTACAGATGATGATCGCTTCAGGCGAACCTTACACCGTGGCCAGTCTGGAAGCGGCGATTACCAGCCGTTTCGGAACGGATGCACGATTCCATACCTGTTCGGCGGAAAACCTGAGTGCGGCGGAGTTAGTGGCATTCTTGCAGAAAAAGGGCAAATTTATTGCCGCAGAGGAAGGGTTTAATACGCACGAAAGTAAAATTTGTCGCCATTAATAGGGCGGCGATTGTTGAACATCGCCGCCATCTTCATTAATTTTGGGTATCGAGCGTTGCCAGCTCTTTATCAATAAAGTACAGACCTTCGCCGCTTTTGCCTGCGAGGGTCAGTTTATCAATAACGGATTTAAACAGTTTCTCTTCTTCATGTTGCTCAGCAACATACCATTGCAGGAAATTAAAGGTCGGATAATCCTGGCTGGACATTGCCGCATGAGCCAGTTCGTTAATTTTTTGCGTAATGAGTTGTTCGTGTTCGTAGGTGACACGAAACAGGTCGTCCAGTGAAGTATATTCGGCAAACGGTGAGGCGATGGCATTGATGCACGGCAGGCTACCAGTATCGGTCAGGTAGTCGAACAGACGCTGCATATGGGTCATCTCTTCTTGTGCGTGGCGGCGAAGAAACGCGGCGGCGCCTTCAAAGCTGTGGTAGCTGCACCATGCGCTCATTTGCTGATAAAGCAAAGAAGAATAAAGTTCAAGGTTCATCTGTGCATTAAGCTTGTCGATCATTTCAGTTTTCAGCATCTGGCTTGCTCCGCAAATAAAGTCAAAGGTGATTGTGGCGTCACTATAATTTGTTATTAATTTATTTGCAAAAAGTAAATTAATAAATTCATTTATTACTAATGCAAATGGGAATAACACGCATTGGCAATTTAATAAATAATGAGAATGGTTTTAATTTAATATTATCAATATTAATTATGGGTCCGACTTATTCTTGAAAAAGGGACGCGCGACTTTGAGTGGCTATGCGCGCTTGGGTTAGCCTGGTGAGAAAAGGGTGGGGGGAAGAAAGCAACGCCCGGATGCTGTGGGAGGTGAAAGTGTGAGGCGATATGCAATTTATAAAACAACTTTTCATAAAATTTGAAAGTATGTTCGTAAGGTAGTATTGTTCTTCACAACGTTAACGAACTATCGCGGGAAAACCCGCACAGCATTCAGGAGAGTAAAGCATGAAAATCGCACTGATGATGGAAAACAGCCAGGCGAACAAAAACGCCATCATCCTCAACGAGTTAAACGCTGTTGCAGACGAGAAAGGTTTTCCGGTTTACAACGTCGGCATGAGCGATGAAAACGATCACCACCTGACCTATATCCATCTGGGTATCATGGCCAGCATCCTGCTGAATTCTAAAGCGGTAGACTTCGTGATCACCGGCTGCGGTACCGGCCAGGGTGCAATGATGTCTCTGAACATCCATCCTGGCGTAGTTTGTGGCTACTGTATTGATCCTGCTGATGCGTTCCTGTTTGCGCAGATCAACAACGGTAACGCGCTTTCTCTGCCATTCGCGAAAGGTTTTGGCTGGGGCGCAGAGCTGAACGTACGCTTTATTTTCGAGAAAGCGTTCACAGGGCGTAACGGCGAAGGGTATCCGCCGGAGCGTAAAGAGCCTCAGGTACGTAACGCTGGCATCCTGAACACCGTTAAGGCCGCAGTAGTGAAAGATAACTATCTGGATACGCTGCGCGCTATCGACCCGGAGCTGGTGAAAACAGCCGTGTCTGGCCCGCGCTTCCAGCAGTGTTTCTTCGAAAATTGCCAGGATAAAGAGATCGAAGCGTTCGTTCGCCAGATCGTCGGTTAATCTCCTGCAAATATCCAGGGCCAGCGCTGCTGGCCTTTTCTTTTGGGCTATTTCTTTTTGTTCGACACGCTGCTACCGGCATCTTTTGCCAGGTGCAGGCTATCAATCATTCCCACCAGACAAATCAACGCAATAAAAATAAACGACAGACGGAAGCTGATCCCCGGCAGACTTGTGAGATTAAACCATTCACTGAACTTCTCCCCAATACGAATACCGATCGCCCCGAGCGTAATCCCAAGGCCAACGGCCAGCTGCGAAGCGGTGCTGAACAACGTATTGGCATAGCTCATTTGTACCGAAGGCACATCGGCAAAAGCAAGGGTGCTGACGCCGGTAAATTGAATAGAACGGAATACCCCGCCGAGATAGAGAATCACGAAAATCAGCCAGACTG
This Klebsiella sp. RHBSTW-00484 DNA region includes the following protein-coding sequences:
- the tcyN gene encoding L-cystine ABC transporter ATP-binding protein TcyN, which translates into the protein MSAIEVKNLVKQFHGQTVLHGIDLEVQEGEVVAIIGPSGSGKTTLLRSINLLEQPESGTIRVGDVTIDTARSISQQKTAIRRLRQHVGFVFQSFNLFPHRTVMENIIEGPVIVKGEDKNESITRARELLAKVGLTGKENSYPRRLSGGQQQRVAIARALAMRPDVILFDEPTSALDPELVGEVLSTIRQLAQEKRTMVIVTHEMSFARDVADRAIFMDQGRIVEQGEAKSLFSNPQQSRTRQFLEKFLMQ
- the sdiA gene encoding transcriptional regulator SdiA; protein product: MRDNDFFSWRREMLQQFQSVAAGEGVYNLLQQQSEELEYDYFALCVRHPVPFTRPRVTLKSTYPQAWMSHYQAENYFAIDPVLRSENFLRGHLPWDDKLFHDTPELWDGARDHGLRKGVTQCLTLPNHAQGFLSVSGESRSPGPLAEDELEMRLRTLIELSLLTLLRLEDEMVMPPEMKFSRRELEILKWTAEGKTSAEVAMILSISENTVNFHQKNMQRKFNAPNKTQIACYAVATGLI
- a CDS encoding DUF2594 family protein, with translation MSTPDFSTAENNQELAQEVSCLKALLTLMLQAMGQADAGRVMIKMERQIAQMEDEAQAAVFSSTVKQIKQAYRQ
- the uvrY gene encoding UvrY/SirA/GacA family response regulator transcription factor; its protein translation is MINVLLVDDHELVRAGIRRILEDIKGIKVVGEACCGEDAVKWCRANPVDVVLMDMNMPGIGGLEATRKIARSVAEAKVIMLTVHTENPLPAKVMQAGAAGYLSKGAAPQEVVNAIRCVASGQRYIASDIAQQMALSQIEPEKAESPFASLSERELQIMLMITKGQKVNEISEQLNLSPKTVNSYRYRMFSKLNIHGDVELTHLAIRHGLCNAESLASQ
- the uvrC gene encoding excinuclease ABC subunit UvrC, producing the protein MSDVFDAKAFLKTVTSQPGVYRMYDAGGTVIYVGKAKDLKKRLSSYFRSNLASRKTEALVALIAQIDVTVTHTETEALLLEHNYIKLYQPRYNVLLRDDKSYPFIFLSGDTHPRLATHRGAKHAKGEYFGPFPNGYAVRETLALLQKIFPIRQCENSVYRNRSRPCLQYQIGRCLGPCVAGLVSEEEYAQQVDYVRLFLAGKDDQVLTQLIARMEKASQSLEFEEAARIRDQIQAVRRVTEKQFVSNNGDDLDVIGVAFEAGMACVHVLFIRQGKVLGSRSYFPKVPSGTELGEVVETFVGQFYLQGSQMRTLPGEILLDFNLGDKTLLADSLSELAGRRVNVQTKPRGDRARYLKLARTNAATALTTKLSQHSTITQRLQALTTLLKLPAINRMECFDISHTMGEQTVASCVVFDSNGPLRAEYRRYNITGITPGDDYAAMNQVLRRRYGKAIEESKIPDVILIDGGKGQLGQAKMVFAELDVPWDKNHPLLLGVAKGSDRKAGLETLFFEPEGEGFSLPPDSPALHVIQHIRDESHDHAITGHRKKRAKVKSTSTLETIEGVGPKRRQMLLKYMGGLQGLQKASVEEIAKVPGISHGLAEKIFYSLKH
- the pgsA gene encoding CDP-diacylglycerol--glycerol-3-phosphate 3-phosphatidyltransferase, producing the protein MRFNIPTLLTLFRVILIPFFVLAFYLPFVWAPFACALIFFVAAVTDWFDGYLARRWNQSTRFGAFLDPVADKVMVAIAMVLVAEHYHTWWVTLPAATMIAREIIISALREWMAELGKRSSVAVSWIGKVKTTAQMAALVWMLWRPNIWVEWAGIGLFLVAAVLTLWSMLQYLNAARGDLLDQ
- a CDS encoding YecA/YgfB family protein, with protein sequence MKTGPLNESEVEWLDEILSKYAEEGTIMDVAELDGLLTAILSGPTEIEPAQWLLAIWGGADKVPRWANDRERDRFVNLTLQHMSDTAERLSDYPEQFEPMFGCREEEGQELTIVEEWCFGYMRGVGLSDWSTLPTELQAELDAIALHGTEERFEALDELSAEEFIASVERIRPAALALYNYWTEHAQPADVQQPIRNEAKIGRNDPCPCGSGKKYKQCCLAK
- the tyrP gene encoding tyrosine transporter TyrP, with translation MKNRTLGSILIVAGTTIGAGMLAMPLASAGVGFGVTLVLLIALWALMCYTALLLLEVYQHVPADTGLGSLAARYLGRYGQWATGVCMLFLLYALTAAYISGAGELLASSLNQWLGWTLPPAVGVLLFTGIGGTVVCIGTSLVDLFNRFLFSAKIIFLAIMLALLLPHIHQINLLTLPLQQGLALSAIPVIFTSFGFHGSIPSVVSYLNGDIRKLRRVFVIGSFIPLVAYIFWQLATLGSIDSPTFTALLAQNAGLNGLLEAIREVVASSHVELAVHLFADLALATSFLGVALGLFDYLADLFQRKNGPAGRIQSGVITFLPPLAFALFYPRGFVMALGYAGVALAVLALMLPSVLVMKSRKQHPDAAWRVAGGSPALWLVLLCGIGIVAIQFAIVAGLLPAVG
- a CDS encoding YecH family metal-binding protein, producing MQSIHGHEVLQMMIASGEPYTVASLEAAITSRFGTDARFHTCSAENLSAAELVAFLQKKGKFIAAEEGFNTHESKICRH
- the ftnA gene encoding non-heme ferritin; translation: MLKTEMIDKLNAQMNLELYSSLLYQQMSAWCSYHSFEGAAAFLRRHAQEEMTHMQRLFDYLTDTGSLPCINAIASPFAEYTSLDDLFRVTYEHEQLITQKINELAHAAMSSQDYPTFNFLQWYVAEQHEEEKLFKSVIDKLTLAGKSGEGLYFIDKELATLDTQN
- a CDS encoding RpiB/LacA/LacB family sugar-phosphate isomerase; amino-acid sequence: MKIALMMENSQANKNAIILNELNAVADEKGFPVYNVGMSDENDHHLTYIHLGIMASILLNSKAVDFVITGCGTGQGAMMSLNIHPGVVCGYCIDPADAFLFAQINNGNALSLPFAKGFGWGAELNVRFIFEKAFTGRNGEGYPPERKEPQVRNAGILNTVKAAVVKDNYLDTLRAIDPELVKTAVSGPRFQQCFFENCQDKEIEAFVRQIVG